One Argentina anserina chromosome 6, drPotAnse1.1, whole genome shotgun sequence genomic window, tcatttAGTCCTAATGTTGGTCATACATATGCATTACAGTTGGCCTtgtgaaaataaaattctgCTTATGACTCCTCTTAACCACCTATGAAACTTGGTCTTTAAAAACTTGTGAGATATGTAAATCAATTTTTCTTATATTCATTCAACTTGACAATGTTGCAGAGACTTGAAAGCAATGCCAGCTTTGTGCCGTCTATGACAGATTCTGTTGGCCTAACGCCCTCAGAAGAGCATACCTTAATTGAGCTCAGTGGTACTGATAGAACGGGTCTATTGTCTGAAGTGTGTGCCGTTCTTGCAGACCTTCACTGTAATGTGGTAAATGCTGAGATATGGACACACAATGCCAGAGCTGCAGCTGTAGTTCATGTCACAGATGATACCACTGGTTGTGCAATTAAAGACCCAAACCGCCTCGCATCAATAAAGGAGCTGCTTTGCTATGTCCTTAGAGGAAACTACGAGTCGAAGGCTGCTAAAATGACACTCGCAACCTCTGGAGTTACAAATAGAGATAGGAGACTGCATCAGATTATGTTCGCTGACAGAGATTATGAGAGGGTTGGAAGAGCTGAATTGGGCAGAGTTGAGGATAAGGGCTTAAGACCTCAAGTAACTGCCTTTTATTGCAGTCAGAAAGATTATACTGTCATTACTATGAGGGCAAAAGATCGACCAAAATTGCTGTTTGACATCATCTGCACTTTAACGGACATGCAGTATGTGGTATTCCATGGAATGGTTGATACAGGGACGACGGAAGCTTATCAGGTATCGTTAACATCCTGTAGTTCTTTCTCATAAGGTGTAATTTAACATACTAAAAATAACTGCAAATCTTTTGGTTATGGGGTCAAATGTTTTGATGAGTCGGTAAAGCAGAAATATAGTGCAGATTTTGTGGTTTGGGACTTTGGGTTGGGGAAATGTTTGCTGAGAGCTATTTATGGCCTTCCATTTAATAGCCCTGGTATGTATGCTTTCGTAGGAGTTTTATATTCGACACGTTGATGGAGTTCCTATAAGCTCAGAAGCTGAGCGAGAACGTGTTGTACAGTGTCTTGAAGCAGCCATTGAAAGGCGGGTATGTGAGGTACGTGCCTCTATGAACTCTTGACAAATGAAAAACTTCTCATTCAGTTTTCACCTTTGTAACTATACATCTGTACTAATACATGTTGCTTTCCCAACTGCCATGCAGGGGCTTGAACTACAACTGTGCACCGATGACCGGGTTGGACTTCTCTCAGATATTACTCGGATATTCAGGGAGAACAGTTTGTCTATCAAACGAGCAGAAATTTCAACCAAAGGCAGAAAAGCTTTGGACACTTTTTATGTCACAGACGTGACAGGAAACCCAGTTGATCCCAAGATGATTGATTCAGTTCGCAGGGAGATTGGCCAGACCATACTGCAGGTGATATGCAGTTCTACCCCTCAACCACCAAAGTCCCCGCAAGGGACAACAATGGGGTATCTCTTTGGAAACTTGTTCAAAGCTCGAAATTTACAGAATCTTAAATTGATCAGATCCTACTCTTAGTTTCTCCTTAGAACTAGAAACTGTAAAAAGGTTACCCATGCTTCAAGTCTGTATATTGAAGTATATAGGGATTAAGAAACTAGGCATGCCGCCATCCTAAACCCTGCGCAGCTGACTGGTGGTTACTAGTGTCTAGAAGAGTAGAAGAAACCCAAACACCAATCTACACTGTGAAGCTAGTGATTGGATTTGTATATAGAGTACCTATGTAAATGATTGTATATTATATCGTACATAGTCATGTACAGAGGTGTACAAAGATAGTAAATTGTACAGATAATTTAGCTCAATGAAATGTGATGTACAGATTTTAGATAAAGTTGCATTTTTGCTCTTATTTGTTTATAAATTCCTCCATGCTCGGAGTTTTGACACTCGGTCATGTTGACATCAATTAAACCATTAGATTTTAGCTTTGATCGTCAACCAGTAATCATCCTATTACCAATACATTAGAATGTCGATATCATTATATTACGATAGAATATAGAATATCGATACGTTGATCGTTTTATTTGGTGTACAGATAATAAAATTGCCTTGTTTGTTTTACAGAACTACAGATGATAAAATGGGAATGGCGCCAAAACAGAGAGTTGCCCAAGTGAAGTGAactgaaatgaaatgaaagcgTCGGCGGCGGCAACAGAGTTAGCGACCCGTATAAGCCGAGCTCTGATCTCGGCTTCCAACAACACGAAGCCAACTCGGTCATGGAATCCTTCACTCGAGAATCTCCTCTACCGCCTCGGTTGCCGCGACTCACTGAGTCCCCAACTCGTGGCCCGAGTCATCGATCCTTTCCTCCTCAACCACCACTCTCTGGCTCTCGGCTTCTTCAACTGGGCTTCTCAGCAGCCCTCCTTCTCCCACACCTCCCTCACCTACCAATCAGTCCTCaagtctctctctttttcccGCCAATTCTCCGCCATCGATGCTCTGCTCAAGCAGGTCAGAACCCACAAGATCCCCCTCGACGGTTCCGCGTATCGCTCCGTGATTGCCTCGCTGATCATAGGGAAGAGGACCCTCCATGCGTTCTTGGTGTTCGGTAATGTTGAGGTTGAAGACATTGGGAGCGAGATTTGCAACTCACTTTTGGCTGGTTTGGCTTCTGATGGCTACTTTGATCATGCCCACAAGGTGTTCGATCAAATGACTGGAAGAGGTGTTCCTGTGAGCACAACTGGGTTTGGTTTGTTTGCATGGAGGTTGTGTGGGAATGGTGAGTTGAGTAAGATTTTGAGTGTGTTGGATGAGGTTAGGAGGGGTGGTTCGGAGATTAATGGGTCTGTCGTGGCGCTTTTGATTGTCCACGGGCTCTGTCGGGCTTCAAGAGTTTCAGAGGCTTTCTGGGTACTGGATGAGCTGAGGAGGAGAGATTGTAAACCGGATTTCATGGCGTATAGGATTGTTGCTGAAGCCTTTCGATGTGAGGGCAGTGTGGTTGATAGAGAGAAGGTTTTGAAGATGAAGAGAAAGCTAGGGGTAGCTCCGAGGAGTGGTGATTATAGAGAATTCATACTCGGGTTGATTTCTGAGAGACGGATATCTGAAGCAAAGGAATTGGGACAAGTGATTGTTAGTGGGAACTTTCCAATCGAAGATGATGTTCTCAATGTGTTGATAGGGTCAGTGTCAAACGTTGACCCTGGCTCTGCAATGATGTTTTTCAAGTTCATGGTTGGAAAAGCGAGATTCCCTACTCTTTTGACATTGAGCAATTTGTGTAGGAATCTATGCAAGCATGGCAAGAACGATGAATTAGGGGAAGTTTTtcgagttttgtcttcaggTGGTTATTTTAAAGATTTGGACACTTACAATGTGATGGTGGCATTCCTGTGCAAAGCAGGAATGGTGAAGGAAGCCTATGGAGTGCTTCcggagatgaagaagaaagggTTGAGCCCAGATCTTTCAACTTACAATTCTCTTATTGAAGCATGTTGTAGAGAAGATCTACTGAGGCCTGCTAAAAGGCTGTGGGATGAGATGTTTGCAAATGGGTGCAGAGGAAATTTGAAGACTTACAACATCTTAATTCAAAAAATTTCGGAAGTAGGCCCAGCTGATGAGGCTCTACGGCTCTTTTACCACATGTTGGGAAGAGAAGTTACACCTGATGCGATGACTTACACAACTCTGCTTGAAGGGCTTTGTCAAGAAGCAAAACTTCAAGCTGCTTTGGAAGTTTTCGACAAGTGTGTTGAACAAGATTTGATGCTTGCCCAAACTGTGTTGAGTACATTCATCCTCTATTTATGCAAAGCAGGTTGGTTCTATACACATAATATTTTTGGATGCTGTAGTTTCAGTAGCATTTAACTTTATGACCCTATTTGATTTGGCTTGTTGCTTATATGTTTGTGCTCTCTGCAGGTCTTTACTCTGCCGCGTCTAGCTTACTCTGCCGCCTCAGTTTTAATGTAACGCTGTCAGATTCTCATGTAGTTTTGCTGAAATCTTTAGCCGACGCTAAAGAGATTCCAGTGGCGATTGAACACATTAAATGGGTCCGGAAAGCTTCACCCTCCATGTTGCAAACCATATCGAACGAACTAGCATCAATTTCTTCTTTGCCAACACCAGAACCAATTTTACAGTTGCTTAAAACAATGTAGAAATTTTCAGGGCTGGAGCAATAATATGCTTGGAAGGATTTTCAGTTCATATCAGTATGCACAGCTTGCAATCTGTGCATAAATTTTAAGCACACGTGCTGTATTGCATCATAGCTTGATAAAATTGATTTAGATTCTGATAAGTTGAAGATCAGAatgcttttttatttttggtttgTTGCGATGATATAGAATCGCTCTGACACTCATCCATGCAGTTTCTTGGTGAAATTTCAAGAGTCGAATGAATAGATTTAGATCTGTTTGGGGCTTAGGGTTGGTGTCAAGGAGACAAATGTGATCAATTTTGCAACCAGAAAAATACTTGTGCACTTgtcaaaataaaacaaagtaAAACCGAACACAATCCAACAGTTCTATAATTCTATTGCTATGCTTCTCTTACAAAATTTGACACCCTCCTTGTTTATACCCATATATATACCAGCTTAAACCTGCATATCTACCTTTGATGGAGAAAGCTGGAAAACTAAATGAAAAAGTAGTTATCCACATCTCAAGTTAGCTGTGCATTCTTTACACCTGAAAAGATTTATAGTGTTTATACATGTGCCAATCTGGCTTGTCTCCCACCACGCAGGGCTCCGTTACATCAATCATCCAGGCGATAAATCTCACCCTTCATGATCCGGTTGCTGGATACCTTAAAACCAAGTAGAGCAGGATCGATCTGCCTTCCTTTCTTGCCTTTCTTCTTGCTAGTTCGCCCCAATTGACCACCTCCATCAGATGACTCCATCGCACCCCTGTTATCAGCCTCTGGAATAACTGGTTTCTTAAGGACATCCATAAATGATGTCTCAGAGACACCAGCATCAGTATAAGATGAAGCCCTCCTGAACTGTGCCTGATTTGGCCTAGATGCCGGAGATTCAGAGACCATTGTGGCAGCATTTCCTTCAGAAGTTCTGAGGCTTATTGAGCTTCTTGGCTTAACAGGTAGAGAGACTGCAGTATCAGACAAAACATCCTGGGATGATGAGATGCGTCGTCTTGGTGTAGCACTATCAAACCCTTTGGTTGTAGTAGAAGGCAGCCTGTCAACGGAGAATCAAGAATACAATGATTAACATCTGAATGCTGTCTAAGGGGTTCTAAGTGCGAACTTATATTAGTCCTTTCATTGCTGATTGAAACAGCAACAGTGGAATCAGATATTACCAAGAGAAATAATATATACTATTAATGGCCAATGCTGTTTACAACAAGAAAATTCATTCTCAAAAACATGTGATATTACACATAGAAAGTAAAAAGTAAAAGATTCTACCTCCCATCAGAAGCATCTTCTCCAAGAGATTTATCCACTCCCATCTCAGAGATGTGAAAACCCCCACATCCACCTGAATCATCAAAAAAGCTTCCCATACTCAATTCTTTCTAAAAATATGGGATGAGCAAAGACATAAGAATATTTGAAAACTTACCAGCACTGCTCAGTGAGCTATGCCTGCTATGGGTATTACTAGGTAGTTCCCCACTACCAACGGCCGTGTCTTGTTGCTCTGCCATGTTGCCTTCATAAGGAGTATCCATGTTTCCTGAAAAGAACTGAGCGTCCATGTATGCCCTAGGATCAGATCGTCTTGCTAGATTAGTTGGTTGCTCGTTCATACCATAACTACCCAACTGTTCTGTGAAGGAGTTGTTCAAACCAACTGACTGATCTGGAAGAACATTATAAGGAAGATGTACAGAGCCCTGACTTCTGGAAGAGGATAGGTGATGCTGATAATCAAATTCTGATGACTGCGTAGGCTGATGACCAAGTTTTTGATGCATGTCGATCAAAATTTGCTTGGACTGTTCCTTATCACTGCTATTTGAAGCCCATCTATTTGAAGTAGAAAAAACATCAGTGGCTTCCGTGTCTCGTCGGTTTTGCTCAGCATCACGACGCAAATAAGGCATCACAGCTTCAGTGCAGCTACTTTCTAGCGGTCCATTGTTCCCAGATGGCAAGCTTTGATGAGAAGCATAGAACTCATCAGAAACCAATTGATGGTGAGAGGATACCCCAGAAGATAAAGATCCGCGCTCATCAATAGAGGAATTAAAACGATATTGTTCCCTCACATCTCGATCTTGTCCACGTGTGTTTGCAATATCCAAGTTCATCCCGTGAGAACCAGCAGGAACAGTGAACCTATCAAATTCCGTAGGGTTGAGTTCATAGAAACCTCCCTCAGGTCTCTCCTGAGAGGCACGATTCCAATTGCGATGGCTTAGTTCCTGCTCATTGGATGGAAATCTCTGCTGTAGCTGGTAATTTTCTGAAGAATTATGTCCCAACATGTGAGCCTGGTGATGCCCAGCAGGATCCCTCATAAAAGGACCTGCTTCATCTGCAAACCAAGGCCCACCAATACGCCTTTCCCCTTCTATCTGCTGCTGCTCTCTCAATGCCATTGATATTTTTTGTGCCTGCAACTCTTGTTCATTAAGACGGAGTGGCAGCTCCAAAGTGTTCCTattcccttgcttggcctgagATATGAGGTCAAGAAAATCAGTCTGTCCAGGGAGCGCACCCTCACGCATAGATGCTTGGATGATCTGATCAAGTGAGGGATCTTGCCTTGGTGAACGACTTACATGATGCAGATCATTTGAGAGGTGGTTACTAGAATGTAACTGATCGTGAAGGTTGGCTAGTGTCGCATCCATCTTCCACTGCCCATAACTATCAGACATCTGCCGACTCAATAACTGTTCAAGGAGCAATTGTTCAGCTTGGGACTGCTGTTGCTGCTGCAACTTTTGCAGCTGTTGTTGACGAAGGTGCTGCTCCAAATGGTGCTGAGGCTGAAGCTCCAACTGATGTTGCTGTTTCTGTTGCTGAAGCTCTAAGTGATGATGCTGTTGCTGAAGCTCCAATTGacgctgctgctgctgctgaaaCTCCAACTGCCGCTGTTGTTGAAGACGCTGAAGCTCCATCTTCCGCTGCTGTTGTTCTTGAAGCTCCAAATGGTGTTGCTGTTGCTGAAGCTCCAATTGTCGTTGTTGCTGTAGCTCCAACTGGCGTTGTTGCTGCAACTCAAACTGGCGATGTTGCTGTATTTCCAACTGGCGCTGCAGCTGCAGCTCCAACTGACGCTGCTGCTGTAGCTCTAACTGACGCTGTTGCTGGAGTTCCAATTGCCGCTGCTGTTGAAATTCCAACTCGTGCTGCTGCTGACGCTGAAATTCCAGCTGGCGTTGTTGTTGAAGTTCCAACAGTCGATGTTCCTGCTCTTGACGCTGTAGTTCTATTAAATGTTCCATATCAGGCACTACTTGATGCATCGGGATATTAGGATCATTCAACCAATTAAGTTTGGGGATATTTCCCTCAAACAAGGTATCTCTAAACTGCGCCTGATCATCCATGCCTAAAGACACATTGGAAGCTTGAGCAGGTCTTAGATGAGAGCTGCCTCTGAGCTCAGACATCAACAGGCCAAAAGGGTGTAACTTATCATCCTGGCGATTAGGCAGGATGCTTTCAGAAACTTCATCCGTGAGGGAAGGGAGGCTATGGGAATTTGAAAAAGAGCCCTGAATATCAGCTGAAGGTCTCCTCAGAGGAAAGCCACTGCTACTTTTAGGCCTCCCAGGAAAAACTATTtctgtaagaaaaaaaaaattcatccgTCAACAGTTTTTACAGATGATGATAATATGGAAAGAGAAGACTCAATAGACAAAGCATACcctcatcttcttcaacataattttgaaatctttGATTATCAAGGTACTGGAGTTCAGAGTTGTAACCATAATTGGATACTCTGAAGTGCAAATCATCACTAGAGGTAGGTTCAAGTCCAGATGAAGTCCAATGTTGAATATTTATATTGGTAGAATCCTCAAAGTGAGGAGccatttttctctcttccACGATGCTTCCAACACCATCAAACGATTCTCTGGTATGCAAATTGGAGTTAGAGATCAATCCAGATTGAGTTTTCAAATTTGGCATTAATTCACCAAGTTCTTGAAATGGAGAACCATCAGGGGCATCAGTCAAGCGCAGTAATAAGTCAGATCCAAAAAAGCCTTGCTCAAACCATTGAAGTATGTCAATCCCCAGGAAAGGTCCCTGGACGTTTCCTTGAGGATCAAGATAGCATAAACTTAAATCTTCAAATGAGACAACTATTTCTGAATCTGCCTTCTCATTGCTCCTGACATATAGATCAGTACTCGGGGCTTGCTGTAGAGATGGAATATGAAAAGGTGAACTGGAATCAGGAAGCTGGCTATCAATCACAATAGTAGCTGGTTCATTTTCTGACATAGAATGCTTTGGGAGGCCAAAATCTTTCACATCCTGGCATCCAGGAATTCTTACTTCAGCAGCACTATCACTAAGGCTGTCAATCTCCCCAGCACTTCTGCGATCATAATTCTTATTAGATCTATCAGTGCCTGCTGTGCCAATAGGATATCTCTGCGCACCTTCAACCCGTTCTGGAAAACAGTGTGGCAGTAGTTAATAAACACGGAAAGAAGTGTGGAAGCGAATAAATGAACATTCAAAAAGTACCCATATTGTCAactttcaagaaaaaaaaatcagaatatCAAGGTTCAGCCAACTTCCCTTACCATTTAAAGATAGTGTGCCCAAGCCACAAATAGTTGAGCCCTCAACATTGATAACTGAAAAGGAACTGTTCAAAATGGCCTCTCCAGTAGATAGAGCATTTTCTTCAGACTGCAGTAAGATCTTTCTATCTACCTCCTTTCTTAAGGAGGCATTAGTATTTCCTGAGTCAGTAATTGaaaacccatgtcaaaagCGTTTTATAAGTTTCCTAGGAAAAATCCACAGAAAATGCCAAAATAACAACCTTTACCATCATCATTTAACACATTATTTTCTCTGGATGGTAATACTTCACTGCTGGTGATTCTTCCCATCCATATATCTTCAATACCAGCCTGAAACACACACCAGACAGATTCCAGTGATGAAGAAATGAGTTAGTGATTACGTCTATAAACAAATTCTGGCTTCATCTAATGCCATCGGAAGAGAAACAAAGATTAAGACAGCGCAAACATTTACTTGTATAAAACAATTTTTTCAGAAGATACATATATAGACTCAAGTATATACTAAGAATAGAATTGATATACCTCTTCCTCTGCATGAGGTGCAACAAAAGCCAATGGCTCAATATAGCCTACTTGGGTTATTGGAGAGACATGCTCCATGCCTTCAGGCACGATATCAAAAGCTGATTCCGTCTTTTGCTTACGATAAATATCAAGGAGCTTTCCCCTGGGGTAACGGAACTTCTCAGTAAGGGGGCCAGCTTTTCCCAAcacattttgattttgatccgGAACAGACCCAATAGTGGATATGTAGGAAGGTCTCCCAATCTGTGCGCTACCACTAGTTTGGGACCTCCCTCGTCCAGAAGCAAATCCTACTTTCTCCACCTGTCCTCTGGCCATCCCAAATCCTGGTGCAGCACGGTATGGCACTGGCCCCCCAGACTGAACCTCCATGCGATGGCGTGGTCTCCACTTATCACGAGAATCACCATCACGTTCAGGATTTGCACGATTGCTACTGACAAGAGACTGCTTGTCAACATGAGCATCTTCTCTCTCAAGATCTGTTTTCTCTATTCGAGAATCCTTGTCTTTATCTTCAGGGCCCCACCTTGATGACCATTTGTTGTCTCTCCGTGATTCATGCCAGCGGTCAGAAGACATAATTTTATTCTCAGGAACATCCCTAGTAGAAGGGCCACCTACTCGGTGATCTTCTGCTCTATTTTCAGTAATATCCCTACTACTGACTCCTACACGGCGATCTTCTTTTTTGCGATCCCTCCTACCAAGTAAGCCagtttctctctcctcctcaCGCCAACGACGGTTACCATCTAAATCAGGTGCATTCCTCCTCCAATCCTTTCTGTCCCGAGAACCATCGGAACGCCAAACATCTCTCGTATTGGAATCGGAAGAGTTACCAAGAGCTAAGGACCCTGGTGCATGGACTTCCTGCCGATTTGTATCAATGGTCAAGAAAGAACATAAGACACAGAAATGATCTATAATAGTTCAGATCATCTATATAACCAATCCTtcaaacagaaaacaaaacatCATATTCCAATATTCTCTTTGCTCTTCATTGGGCAATACAGATGATTTCAAACATGCCAGAAAATCAGGAAACTGAAACCATGGCATTCTTATAATAATCTATGACGTTTAGAAGCTATATCTGCAAGCACTAGTTTAATAAATAGGGTCTGTATATCCCTTCGCAGCGCTTAAAACAGACAGATACAACATCTGGCAAAAACAATTCCAGCTAATGCCTAAATAGAAactttattttgttaatagTTTAACAAGCTTAGAACATGATTAACACCTGACGAATGCTTTAGACTATAACAAAGGTCTACTACACAAAATCAGCATATAAGTACTTGTCGGGTATAGCTTATTAATCTACAAATAAAAGCATAATTGGAAGCTCAAATCAAAATGCACATACCCCCGAATGTCCACTTGAGAGTGGCTTAGCCTCAACTGATTTGGAATGCAGCCATTGAGGAGACAAAGGTATGCTGTTCTCAGATGCCAAGTGATCTGCAAATAAAAACGTAACAAATCCATAAACCCCACGGCACCCAAGAAATTGATTATAAGTTAGTAATATAACTCGCTAGTAAGTGAGCATTCTTGCATAAAACAAGCATAGAAAAGCGGCACCTTTTGACTCATCAAGCGACCCTGTTAGAGGCTTATCCCCAGCATTTCCCTCCAAGGCTTCATCTAACATAGCAGAAAAGTCAATGGTTCAAAAACTACAATAATTGGGAAACCAAACAGTCAATGCCCTCACCAGCATCGAGTAAAAACACGAGCAAAAATCACTTGAAAAACAGAGTCATGACTTGAAGAAGCGTCGACtcaaataaaagaaatcagaaactaatCATAGTGCAGACCACATAGCAACGACTCGGTGGGCCAAACAGTTGGATCTTCTACTTTGATAGAACAGAAAATAGATATCTACCTTAAGAGTTTAAATCACAAGAAGAACATTGCAACTAAAATCGAGCAGGGCTCGTTGACGAACATCACTCTTGCACTAAGCTAATTATATCCACCGGAATTATACTAAATTCCTTGTCCAAATCGACACCGTGTCGAAAACCAATAACAACatccacacacaaaaaaaactcTTAATCCAACAAATCATAATCCGCGTCGATAAGCTTTAGAAGTAGATTTTAGACCTAATTCAAAATCGGCAAGGAATAACAGAAAATTGAAATGCATAGAAACAACGAgaacaagagagagagagagagagagagagagagattaaaGTACGGAGAAAGATctagaatgaaaaagaaagaaatcgaATACAATGCGGGAGACCTGGTTtggcggaggaggagaagatcgCCGGAGATGGGAGGAGATCTTGAGGGAGACTGACTTTTCCGTGGGCCATCATCAACGAATCGAATAGTTGCAGGAATAAATTTGAGATTGAATTCAGAGAAAACGTAATAAGCTATCTGCAAGCCAACACTTGCAGATTACGAGAATGGCGTGAAGCGGAGAGAGCAAGGCGGAGAGAGATTTCTAGGGTTTCAGGAATTGCAGGGTCCCTTTGAAGAATGAGAGAGACCTGAGGGTTTGGGTGGGTGAATCTTTATGTGTGTATTCTGTGAATGATCAGAACAACAAAAGAGGCAGGCAGAGCGAGTGTGTCTGTGGGTTTGTTTTTTAGGGGAGCTTGATACATATCTCTTCTCCTTCTATTTATGCAATTTTGCCAACGAAAAATTCTGTTATTTTCACTTTTATCCTCAACTGTAAAAAGAATTTACAAGAAGAAAATTCTTCTTCTATCCTCAACTGTAAAACTTTCTTTACACCATATTTGAAGGTTGAAGGAGGTTGGGATTTCGAACAAGCTTCAATAAGCTCTATTATTAGATATTGCTGAAAGCATAGATATTGCTGAAAGCATAGATATGGCTGGGTTCTGCTCTAATCAACAATACTAACAAGGCAGTGATGGTGGGACGACGGAACCATCACAATTCTGGAACATAAACTTAAACCATCAAAAACATAGAAAATGGGTTCATGCAAACAGAAAACCCAACATGATATAGAAAATGCAAAAACTTGTCCATTAAGTCTAACACAAACGTTGCAGCTATTTGAACGTGGGTCTTAATACCAAATCTCTTTTAGTGAAGCTGCATTTGATAAAAGGAAACAAAACCTCTGCCACTATAACAAGCCCGGTAGATACTCCGGAAGCACATAATCTAAGGAATTCTTAATACACCGAGATAAAACTTAATTCATTCTTTGGGCTGCTTCCTTTGCAAGGAGCCTCTCCTTTGCCTTGGTCTTGGCCTGCGACTTGGAACCCATGATGCCACCTCCCCACTTCTTCCTGTATTCCTCGTACTTGTCATTGAAGTTGGCCTGCAATTCaagagaaaaatcaaacagatTAAACATCAATCAACAAAAACTGTATCTCATTGTAATAATAAACGCAGTAAAGCAACTTTAAAAGACACCGTCGTTCTAACCCACCTTGATAGCCTCCAAGACTTTGCTGAACTCCATCTTATCTTCATTCTTGACCGTAGTGAGGCACAAAACTGAAGCAGTTTTCTTGTGAACAATCTGGCAAAAGAGAagatataaaattattattttcaagtAACCGTGGCAAGAAACATTACATAAATGCCAAGAAAATTACCGCTCCAAGACGGGCTTTGCCCTTGACAATGCAGTAGGGGATCTCCATCTTCCTGCATAAAGCAGGGAGCCATACAACCAGCTCAATTGGATCCACATCATGAGCGATAACAACAAGCTGAGCCTTGTTCTGCAGACATAAGATTACACAGAATGTCACTCAAACACATCAAGCATACGGAAATACAACATTCATAGAAATTATAGTCATACCTGCTCAATGAGGTAGGTCACATGGTTGAGACCATACTTCACAACAATAGGCTTCTTGGCTTCGACAGTTTTCCCTTCAGTCTCAGCATGTGCCCTATTCAAAAGGCGCTCTTTCTTCTCCGCCTTGTCTTCAGGCCTGTACTTGAGAAGCATCTTGAACAGGCTTGTGGCTACAGGCAA contains:
- the LOC126800579 gene encoding protein ESSENTIAL FOR POTEXVIRUS ACCUMULATION 1-like isoform X1; the encoded protein is MMAHGKVSLPQDLLPSPAIFSSSAKPDEALEGNAGDKPLTGSLDESKDHLASENSIPLSPQWLHSKSVEAKPLSSGHSGEVHAPGSLALGNSSDSNTRDVWRSDGSRDRKDWRRNAPDLDGNRRWREEERETGLLGRRDRKKEDRRVGVSSRDITENRAEDHRVGGPSTRDVPENKIMSSDRWHESRRDNKWSSRWGPEDKDKDSRIEKTDLEREDAHVDKQSLVSSNRANPERDGDSRDKWRPRHRMEVQSGGPVPYRAAPGFGMARGQVEKVGFASGRGRSQTSGSAQIGRPSYISTIGSVPDQNQNVLGKAGPLTEKFRYPRGKLLDIYRKQKTESAFDIVPEGMEHVSPITQVGYIEPLAFVAPHAEEEAGIEDIWMGRITSSEVLPSRENNVLNDDGKGNTNASLRKEVDRKILLQSEENALSTGEAILNSSFSVINVEGSTICGLGTLSLNERVEGAQRYPIGTAGTDRSNKNYDRRSAGEIDSLSDSAAEVRIPGCQDVKDFGLPKHSMSENEPATIVIDSQLPDSSSPFHIPSLQQAPSTDLYVRSNEKADSEIVVSFEDLSLCYLDPQGNVQGPFLGIDILQWFEQGFFGSDLLLRLTDAPDGSPFQELGELMPNLKTQSGLISNSNLHTRESFDGVGSIVEERKMAPHFEDSTNINIQHWTSSGLEPTSSDDLHFRVSNYGYNSELQYLDNQRFQNYVEEDEEIVFPGRPKSSSGFPLRRPSADIQGSFSNSHSLPSLTDEVSESILPNRQDDKLHPFGLLMSELRGSSHLRPAQASNVSLGMDDQAQFRDTLFEGNIPKLNWLNDPNIPMHQVVPDMEHLIELQRQEQEHRLLELQQQRQLEFQRQQQHELEFQQQRQLELQQQRQLELQQQRQLELQLQRQLEIQQHRQFELQQQRQLELQQQRQLELQQQQHHLELQEQQQRKMELQRLQQQRQLEFQQQQQRQLELQQQHHHLELQQQKQQHQLELQPQHHLEQHLRQQQLQKLQQQQQSQAEQLLLEQLLSRQMSDSYGQWKMDATLANLHDQLHSSNHLSNDLHHVSRSPRQDPSLDQIIQASMREGALPGQTDFLDLISQAKQGNRNTLELPLRLNEQELQAQKISMALREQQQIEGERRIGGPWFADEAGPFMRDPAGHHQAHMLGHNSSENYQLQQRFPSNEQELSHRNWNRASQERPEGGFYELNPTEFDRFTVPAGSHGMNLDIANTRGQDRDVREQYRFNSSIDERGSLSSGVSSHHQLVSDEFYASHQSLPSGNNGPLESSCTEAVMPYLRRDAEQNRRDTEATDVFSTSNRWASNSSDKEQSKQILIDMHQKLGHQPTQSSEFDYQHHLSSSRSQGSVHLPYNVLPDQSVGLNNSFTEQLGSYGMNEQPTNLARRSDPRAYMDAQFFSGNMDTPYEGNMAEQQDTAVGSGELPSNTHSRHSSLSSAGGCGGFHISEMGVDKSLGEDASDGRLPSTTTKGFDSATPRRRISSSQDVLSDTAVSLPVKPRSSISLRTSEGNAATMVSESPASRPNQAQFRRASSYTDAGVSETSFMDVLKKPVIPEADNRGAMESSDGGGQLGRTSKKKGKKGRQIDPALLGFKVSSNRIMKGEIYRLDD